The Fructilactobacillus myrtifloralis genome contains a region encoding:
- the prfB gene encoding peptide chain release factor 2 (programmed frameshift): MELSTAKAKVAKINDAISNFGRSLDLDQLNEDISINEAKMAQPGFWDDQSAAKAVIETTNHLKQKYDRFHDLQEAAENLAVSLELLTEADDPELHQAFEQDLAQTEQDLESYQLNLLLNGKYDHNNAIVEIHPGAGGTEAEDWAEMLLRMYNRWAEQNHFQVEVDDYQPGEVAGLSSVTLTVRGENAYGYLQAEKGIHRLVRLSPFDSAGRRHTSFASVDVMPELDDSVEVNINPDDLRVDVFRSSGAGGQHINKTSSAVRITHLPTGIVTASQAQRSQLQNRVTALNMLKSKLYEREEQKKAEEKAKLAGTQLEIGWGSQIRSYVFHPYTMVKDHRTGHETANGKAVMDGDLNPFISDYLQWKLQQNNE, encoded by the exons ATGGAATTAAGTACAGCAAAAGCCAAAGTGGCGAAAATCAACGACGCCATTAGTAACTTTGGGAGGTCTCTT GACCTCGACCAGTTGAACGAAGACATTAGTATTAACGAGGCAAAGATGGCTCAACCGGGTTTTTGGGATGACCAATCGGCGGCTAAAGCGGTGATTGAAACGACCAACCACTTGAAACAAAAGTACGATCGCTTTCACGACCTACAGGAAGCAGCGGAGAATCTAGCGGTGAGTTTGGAGTTGTTGACGGAAGCAGATGATCCGGAGTTACACCAAGCCTTTGAACAGGACCTGGCCCAGACGGAACAAGACCTGGAAAGCTACCAGTTAAACCTGCTCTTAAACGGGAAATACGACCACAATAACGCGATTGTGGAAATCCATCCCGGAGCCGGGGGCACCGAAGCCGAGGACTGGGCGGAGATGCTCCTGCGGATGTATAACCGCTGGGCGGAACAAAACCACTTTCAGGTGGAGGTGGACGACTATCAACCGGGTGAAGTGGCTGGGCTCAGTAGTGTGACGTTGACGGTGCGCGGGGAAAATGCCTACGGTTACTTACAAGCGGAAAAGGGGATTCACCGGTTAGTTCGATTATCCCCGTTTGACTCGGCCGGTCGGCGCCACACGTCGTTTGCGTCGGTGGACGTGATGCCAGAACTAGATGACAGCGTGGAAGTTAACATTAATCCGGATGACCTCCGGGTTGATGTCTTTCGTTCTAGTGGGGCCGGGGGACAGCACATTAATAAGACGTCCTCTGCGGTCCGAATCACCCACTTGCCAACTGGCATTGTCACGGCCAGTCAGGCGCAACGATCTCAACTTCAGAACCGAGTTACGGCGTTGAATATGTTAAAATCAAAGTTGTACGAACGCGAAGAACAAAAGAAGGCGGAAGAAAAAGCTAAACTGGCGGGCACCCAGTTAGAGATTGGCTGGGGATCGCAGATTCGCTCTTACGTTTTTCATCCGTATACAATGGTTAAGGATCACCGGACGGGCCACGAAACCGCGAACGGGAAGGCCGTAATGGATGGTGATTTGAATCCATTTATTAGTGATTACTTGCAGTGGAAGTTGCAACAGAATAACGAATAA